A genomic segment from Triticum dicoccoides isolate Atlit2015 ecotype Zavitan chromosome 1A, WEW_v2.0, whole genome shotgun sequence encodes:
- the LOC119352805 gene encoding zinc finger protein ZAT3-like: MEPPPEPAAPPPPPPPPPHPHDTTLTLTLALPPPGLASVLISPKPRARRPRPEGGASPRPRCSPIGDTPPCTECGKRFPSWKALFGHMRCHPERQWRGITPPPAHFCQGVAAAPVAPAGQFTVQEREVASSLLMLSSARPGASKGKKVVNAAAITRSGMESCGTSASASVVPGPANCDEHKCSVCDRGFASGQALGGHKRCHWDRACSGVVVIAATGSGGSPMSTDETAILDLNLPPPGPPPVRRSDQGSSLNDMLDLKLGYYG; the protein is encoded by the coding sequence ATGGAACCTCCTCCTGAGCCCGCGgctccgcctccccctcctcctcctccgccgcatcCCCATGACACAACACTCACGCTGACGTTGGCGCTGCCCCCTCCTGGGCTCGCGTCCGTGCTGATCTCGCCGAAGCCGCGCGCACGAaggccgaggcccgagggcggcgccAGCCCCAGACCGCGGTGCTCGCCCATCGGCGACACACCGCCGTGCACAGAGTGCGGAAAGCGGTTCCCTTCATGGAAGGCGCTCTTCGGACACATGCGATGCCACCCAGAGCGGCAGTGGCGCGGGATCACGCCGCCCCCGGCGCACTTCTGCCAGGGCGTTGCAGCCGCACCAGTCGCCCCCGCCGGACAGTTCACCGTGCAGGAGCGCGAGGTCGCTTCCAGCCTCCTTATGCTCTCCAGTGCGCGTCCCGGCGCTAGCAAGGGCAAGAAGGTCGTTAATGCTGCTGCTATTACTCGTAGCGGAATGGAGAGCTGCGGCACGTCGGCGTCCGCGTCAGTGGTGCCGGGGCCGGCCAACTGCGACGAACACAAGTGCAGCGTATGTGACCGTGGATTCGCCAGCGGACAGGCTCTTGGCGGGCATAAGCGGTGCCACTGGGATAGGGCCTGCTCGGGGGTGGTGGTGATCGCCGCTACTGGCAGCGGTGGGTCCCCAATGTCGACCGATGAGACGGCGATTCTAGACCTCAACCTGCCGCCTCCTGGGCCACCTCCGGTGCGGAGGAGCGACCAAGGCAGCAGCCTGAATGACATGCTGGATTTGAAGCTTGGGTACTACGGATAA